Below is a window of Myroides profundi DNA.
TCTGGATATATTTAACCCCTTTAGTACCTCTAAGTGTTTCTTCATATTCTTGTTCGATACCTTGTATACCGATCAAATCTCCAGATTTATAATATGAATTAGATTTTATATTCTGTTCATTCACCTGACGTATGTATCCGAATAGGTTTGCCCCAGCTGATACTTGGTAGTCTCTTAGTGATCTTTTTTGAATATAGAATCCGTTGAAGTGTCTTATTTTTTCTTGAAAAGCAGCGTATTCTGCTTTGCTTAATTGTGGTAAGAAAATAGAAGGTAGTCTAGGACTATATACTTTTGCTTTTTCTAATTTAGAAACGAATTGGTCATAGGTAACATCCAATAAACTACATAGAGCTAATGTATCAATATTCTTAACTTCTCTAGGAACAACCATAATATCATAAGAAGGTTGGTTCGCTATAAGTAATTTATTGTTTCTGTCAAAGACATATCCTCTTTCAGGATATTCATAGACAATTTTTAATGCGTTATTTTCTGACTTCTTAATATAAGTGTCATCTACTATTTGTAAAAAAAATAATCTAGCTAGTACTACAATAGTAACTACGATAATAATTAATGGTAATAAAAGCTTTCTCATTTTTTCGATGGTTTAATCAGAAATAATATCAAAATACACGCTAGTAGTGTAGTTATAGTTGTTAGTACAGTTCTTAAAAGAATCTCCCAGATAAAATTAAATCTAAAGAATTCTAATCCAAAGAGAATAATGTGATGTATAACAACGGATATAGAAATATAACCAAAAACCTCTAGAGATTTAAAAATATCTTTAGTGATTTTTTTGATGATATTTAAATTGTGATATTGATAGCTGATCCCGAAGGAGAACTTTAGTATAGATGGTCTAGCAAAGGCTAGAATTAAACTAGCAGCTGCGTGCATTCCACCAGAGTTCTCAAACATATCTACGATAAGACCAAGAAAAAAGCTTGTTAAGTAAAAAACAGCTTTATTGTTGTCTGTTGGATATAAAATGATAAAAAGAATATATGGAAATGGGTTTATAAAACCAAAAAGATCTATATTATTGAAAATAAGAATCTGTGCGATTAATAACGCAATAAAACGAGCAATATTTGAAAATGCAACACTATTCATTTTTTGTTTCAGCTTCTAGTTGGTTAATTTCTTCAATATCTTTATTCTTAATTACATATATATAACCAAGGTTCGTCATGTCATTAAACAAGCGAACAGAAATAGTAAAGTAATTTGAAGTTTCATTAGTATATGCTTTCTCGATTACACCAATAGGAATATTCTCAGGGAATATAGTAGATATACCTCCTGTTACAATAGTATCTCCTTTGTAAATCTCAGCTAGCCTTGGTATGTCAGATAAGTTAACATATCCAGTGTTTTTACCATCCCATTCTAGAGGACCGAAGTGATTAGTACCTTTAATTTTAGCATTGATCTTAGACTTTACGTTTAAGATGCTTTGTACAGTAGAGTAGTTTTTAGATGTTTTTTCTATAACTCCGATCACTCCATTACTATTAATCACTCCCATATCTTTTTCAATACCTTGCTTAGAACCACCTTTTATAGTAAGGTAGTTTTCTTTTGTATTGAAGGTATTACGGATTACTTTAGCGACTATAATAGAGTACTCTTGTCTTTCCTCTGGCATTAAGTTTCTAATTTCTATAGAATCTTGTGCCGTAGTATTGTTAAAAGCGATGGACTTTAGGTGTGCATTTTCTAAAACTAGAGCGTCATTCTCTGTTTTTAGATGCATATACTCCTTGAAATTGTTTACATTTTCATAGACATAACCAGTCACACCATTCGCTGAGCTAATAAACGAACTTTGGTGAAAAGTATGCGTTTGTATTATTAGCCCGAATGATATGATTAAAAGCAGCAAAAACAGTAGCTTAGTACTGTTTTTTATAAAGAAATTGATTATCTGCTGCATAAGTTATTCTTATTTGATCAATACACTTTTGTATTTGTCAATGTTCTTGATTGCTAGACCAGTACCTCTTACAACTGCTCTTAAAGGATCTTCTGCAATATATACAGGAAGGTCAGTTTTCTGAGAAATACGTTTGTCTAAACCTCTAAGCATAGAACCTCCACCTGCTAAATAAATACCAGTATTATAGATATCAGCAGCAAGTTCTGGTGGAGTTTGAGATAATGTTTCCATTACAGCATCCTCTACACGTTGGATAGATTTATCTAAAGCTTTAGCAATCTCTCTGTAAGATACAGTTACTTGTTTTGGTTTACCAGTTAATAGGTCACGCCCTTGAACTAGCATATCTTCTGGAGGAGTTTCTAAATCTTCAGTAGCTGCTCCGATTTGAATTTTGATTTTTTCTGCTGTACTTTCTCCAACGAATAAGTTGTGTTGTGTACGCATATAATAGATGATATCATTAGTGAATACATCACCTGCAATTTTTACAGATTTGTCACATACAATACCTCCTAAGGCAATTACAGCAATTTCAGTAGTACCACCTCCGATATCTACAATCATATTACCTTTAGGTTGCATAATATCTACTCCAATACCAATTGCAGCAGACATAGGCTCATGTATAAGGTAAACCTCTTTACCATTCACACGTTCACAAGATTCTTTTACAGCACGCATTTCTACTTCTGTGATTCCAGAAGGTATACATACGATCATACGTAATGCAGGTGTAAACATTTTTTTTCTTAATGCAGGAATGCTCTTGATAAAGAGGCTTATCATTTTTTCTGAAGCATCGAAATCAGCAATAACTCCGTCTTTTAATGGGCGAATTGTTTTGATATTACCATGCGTTTTTCCCTGCATCAAGCTTGCTTCTTTTCCGACAGCAATAATTTTACCCGTGGTCCTATCTCGGGCAACAATAGAAGGGTTGTCTACAACAACTTTTCCTCCATGGATGATTAGGGTATTCGCTGTTCCAAGGTCTATAGCGATATCCTCAGTCATAAAATCAAAAAATCCCATATAATTAAAAGGCTTTTATAGTTAATATTTTAATGCTTTACAAAAGTAGTAAATTAATGTTTAAAATGACGAATTCCTGTACAAACCATCGCGATATTATTTTCATCACAATAATTGATACTTAGATTGTCTTTGATAGACCCTCCAGGTTGGATTACAGCTGTAATTCCAGCGTTGTGAGCTATTTCTACACAGTCAGGGAATGGGAAGAATGCATCACTAGCCATAACAGCACCTTTAAGCTCTATATTAAATGAATTAGCTTTTTCGATTGCTTGACGTAAAGCATCTACACGAGAGGTTTGTCCTGTACCAGAAGAGCACAGTTGACCATCTTTTACTAATACAATTGTATTTGACTTGGTGTGTTTACAGATTTTAGAAGCAAATAACAAATCTTCTATCTCCCTGTCAGAAGGTGATAATTTTGTAACGTTTGTTAATAGCTCTTTATTGTCTGTAATATTGTCTTTATCTTGAACTAAAATTCCGTTTAAGCAAGTACGTACTTGTTTCTTAGGAAGTTCAGTTTCTTTTATTACTAAAATAATTCTGTTTTTCTTTTCTTTTAAAATCTCAATAGCAGCTTCGTCGTATGCTGGAGCGATTACAACTTCGCAGAATAATTTGTTGATTTCTTCAGCAGTTGCTACATCAATAGTGTTGTTTGCAATTAAAACACCTCCAAATGCAGAAGTAGGATCTCCAGCTAAAGCATCTAGGTAAGCTGCTTTCATTGTGCTTCTTTGAGCTACACCACAAGCGTTATTGTGTTTTAAAATAGCGAATGTAGGAGCTTCATTTTTAAACTCATTCATTAAGTTTACAGCTGCGTCTACATCTAGTAAGTTATTGTAAGATAATTCCTTTCCGTTTAACTTATCAAAAAGGGCATCAAAGTTTCCGAAGAAGTGACCTTTTTGATGAGGGTTCTCTCCATATCTAAGTTCATTTCCATCAGCTTGGCTAATTTTAAGCACTGTTTCATCTGTATTGAAATAGTTAAAAATAGCTCCATCATAATGAGAAGAAACATGGAAAGCCTTAGTCGCTAATAATCTTCTGTTTTCTAAAGTAGTTGCTCCATTATTCTCTTGAATCATCTGTAAGAATAATTCGTATTCGTTAACAGAAGCCACGATTACTGTATCTTTAAAGTTTTTAGCAGCAGCTCTGATTAAAGAAATACCTCCGATATCTATTTTTTCAATAATATCAGCTTCAGGTGCTCCAGATGCTACAGTATTTTCGAAAGGGTATAAATCTACAATGACTAAATCAATTTGTGGGATTTCGTATTCTTTCATTTGAGCAACATCTCCTTCGTGATCTTGTCTATTAAGAATACCTCCGAAAATTTTTGGGTGTAATGTTTTTACTCGTCCTCCTAGAATAGATGGATAAGAAGTTACATCTTCTACAGGTACAACAGGAATGTTTAATTCTTTGATGAATGTTTCTGTACCACCAGTTGAATAGATAGTTACATTGTGCTTGTGTAACTCTTTTACGATTGGCTCTAATCCGTTTTTATCAAAAACTGAAATTAGTGCTGATTGAATTTTTTTAGTTGTGTTCATGTTGTGTTTTTTGTCAATGCGCAAAAGTAACTATTGTCTATGTATTTATAAAGTTTAATGTAGAAGTTTTTTAGCTTTCTTTTTATTTTATTTCTAATAATGATTAATTTAGAAAAATATCTCCTTGTTTTTTGAGTTGTTCATAAGATTAGCGAGGTTGTGTAATGGTTAAAAAGTTAATGGAATTCCCTTATGAGATTGTATTTAAGACTTTTATCAACTAGTTTTGGTTTTGCAATTAATGCGTTGCGAATTAATAAACTGCGTACAGCCCTTTCTTTTTTAGGGGTTACTATTGGTATTTTTTCTATCATAGCCGTATTGGCTGCGGTAGATTCTATGGATAGGAATATTAGAACTGAATTAAGCGGCTTTGATAGAAATATGATTTATGTTTTTGATCGCTCTTTTGGTCCAACAGAAGTACCTAAATGGAAGTATGAGCAGTTTCCAAAGATGAAGTACGATGAGTACGATTATCTTAAACGAAATCTAACCAATGTAGAGTATGCATCGTTTAATTATTTTACTAAGTCTGAACAGATGAAGTTTGGAGCGAACTATGCTGAAGTTATTATGAGACCTAGTTCTTCTGATATGCAGTTTCTCGATAATGTAAAAGTAATTAATGGACGTTTTTTTAATGAATCAGAAGCAGCTAATGGAGTACCTGTTGTTGTTATTGGCCATGAAGTTGCTAATACACTATTTGAGGATTTTGATCCAGTAGGTCAGTATGTTCGGCTCTATGGTAAGCGTTTTACAGTTATAGGAGTTATTGAGAAACAAGGGTCTATAAGTGTTGGAGGGAGTCAAGATGAGAGTGTTTATATGCCTGTGAATATAATGAGACAGATGTTTGGTGATAATAGTTTAGCATCTACTACAGTAGTGATTCTTAAACCTAGTAAAGATGTAGACATTAAGCAGTTTGAAGATGAAATAGCAGCGAAATTAAGATTGTATAGAGGATTGAAAGAAGGAGAGGATGATAATTTCTTTATTAATGTGTTTGGGGGAATGCTAGATATGATTGAGAAGATTATTGGGCAAATGAATGTCGTGGGGTGGATTATTAGTGGCTTTTCTTTATTGGTAGGTGGTTTCGGTATTGCTAATATTATGTTTGTATCAGTGAAAGAACGTACTCATCTTATCGGAATTCAAAAAGCGATTGGAGCTAAGAGCCATTTTATCTTATTTCAGTTTTTGTTTGAAGCGGTGATACTTGCGCTTATTGGAGGGCTAGTTGGTATTGTGATGGTGTGGGGGATAGGTCTATTAGTGACTAGTTTACTAGACTTTACTTTTGTATTGAGTCTTTCTAATATTTTTATAGGATTGATGTTATCAGGTTTTATTGGAGTATTATCAGGATATTTACCAGCTAGATCAGCTGCGAAGTTAGATCCTGTAGAAGCCATTAGAATGGGAGGATAATAACTAGAAATAAAAAAGGATACTAATTATATAACTAGTATCCTTTTTTTATGCTCTAACCTTAAGAGATTATCTCATAGGTCTATTTAAGATCAAATCTAAGTATTGATTTACATTCTTTTTCAGATCTCTTCTGTGTGTAATGAAATCAAGGAATCCGTGTTCTAATAAAAATTCAGAAGTTTGAAATCCTTCAGGTAAATCTTTACCTGT
It encodes the following:
- a CDS encoding rod shape-determining protein; translation: MGFFDFMTEDIAIDLGTANTLIIHGGKVVVDNPSIVARDRTTGKIIAVGKEASLMQGKTHGNIKTIRPLKDGVIADFDASEKMISLFIKSIPALRKKMFTPALRMIVCIPSGITEVEMRAVKESCERVNGKEVYLIHEPMSAAIGIGVDIMQPKGNMIVDIGGGTTEIAVIALGGIVCDKSVKIAGDVFTNDIIYYMRTQHNLFVGESTAEKIKIQIGAATEDLETPPEDMLVQGRDLLTGKPKQVTVSYREIAKALDKSIQRVEDAVMETLSQTPPELAADIYNTGIYLAGGGSMLRGLDKRISQKTDLPVYIAEDPLRAVVRGTGLAIKNIDKYKSVLIK
- the purH gene encoding bifunctional phosphoribosylaminoimidazolecarboxamide formyltransferase/IMP cyclohydrolase, yielding MNTTKKIQSALISVFDKNGLEPIVKELHKHNVTIYSTGGTETFIKELNIPVVPVEDVTSYPSILGGRVKTLHPKIFGGILNRQDHEGDVAQMKEYEIPQIDLVIVDLYPFENTVASGAPEADIIEKIDIGGISLIRAAAKNFKDTVIVASVNEYELFLQMIQENNGATTLENRRLLATKAFHVSSHYDGAIFNYFNTDETVLKISQADGNELRYGENPHQKGHFFGNFDALFDKLNGKELSYNNLLDVDAAVNLMNEFKNEAPTFAILKHNNACGVAQRSTMKAAYLDALAGDPTSAFGGVLIANNTIDVATAEEINKLFCEVVIAPAYDEAAIEILKEKKNRIILVIKETELPKKQVRTCLNGILVQDKDNITDNKELLTNVTKLSPSDREIEDLLFASKICKHTKSNTIVLVKDGQLCSSGTGQTSRVDALRQAIEKANSFNIELKGAVMASDAFFPFPDCVEIAHNAGITAVIQPGGSIKDNLSINYCDENNIAMVCTGIRHFKH
- a CDS encoding ABC transporter permease; the protein is MRLYLRLLSTSFGFAINALRINKLRTALSFLGVTIGIFSIIAVLAAVDSMDRNIRTELSGFDRNMIYVFDRSFGPTEVPKWKYEQFPKMKYDEYDYLKRNLTNVEYASFNYFTKSEQMKFGANYAEVIMRPSSSDMQFLDNVKVINGRFFNESEAANGVPVVVIGHEVANTLFEDFDPVGQYVRLYGKRFTVIGVIEKQGSISVGGSQDESVYMPVNIMRQMFGDNSLASTTVVILKPSKDVDIKQFEDEIAAKLRLYRGLKEGEDDNFFINVFGGMLDMIEKIIGQMNVVGWIISGFSLLVGGFGIANIMFVSVKERTHLIGIQKAIGAKSHFILFQFLFEAVILALIGGLVGIVMVWGIGLLVTSLLDFTFVLSLSNIFIGLMLSGFIGVLSGYLPARSAAKLDPVEAIRMGG
- the mreC gene encoding rod shape-determining protein MreC; the protein is MQQIINFFIKNSTKLLFLLLLIISFGLIIQTHTFHQSSFISSANGVTGYVYENVNNFKEYMHLKTENDALVLENAHLKSIAFNNTTAQDSIEIRNLMPEERQEYSIIVAKVIRNTFNTKENYLTIKGGSKQGIEKDMGVINSNGVIGVIEKTSKNYSTVQSILNVKSKINAKIKGTNHFGPLEWDGKNTGYVNLSDIPRLAEIYKGDTIVTGGISTIFPENIPIGVIEKAYTNETSNYFTISVRLFNDMTNLGYIYVIKNKDIEEINQLEAETKNE